Proteins from one Nicotiana tabacum cultivar K326 chromosome 23, ASM71507v2, whole genome shotgun sequence genomic window:
- the LOC107782604 gene encoding uncharacterized protein LOC107782604, protein MATAPVKSQPLHYFSLPQLKWGQKSHTNTNHRFRRRESPSSTADNHLNTPQTTDLNGGSDSDKLPVEEQRQEEHVVEEEEGQKEEKVLWNLRPRKSVMKVGLEAETAPLKKNVEMEVESSNHIRSQRVRDNNVDNGHGFGSGKKEKKKKLWISLSREEIEEDVYSMTGSRPARRPKKRSKTIQKQLDNVFPGMYLVGLTADSFRVNDTTK, encoded by the exons ATGGCAACGGCACCGGTCAAGTCACAGCCACTGCATTATTTCTCTTTACCCCAGTTGAAGTGGGGCCAAAAAAGCCACACTAACACCAACCACCGCTTCCGCCGCCGCGAGTCTCCTTCGTCTACAGCCGATAACCACCTCAATACACCCCAAACCACTGACTTGAACGGTGGTTCTGACTCCGACAAGCTCCCAGTAGAAGAACAAAGACAAGAAGAACAtgtagtagaagaagaagaagggcaaaaagaggaaaaagtgtTGTGGAATTTAAGGCCAAGAAAGAGTGTAATGAAGGTGGGGTTAGAGGCTGAAACGGCGCCGTTAAAGAAGAACGTTGAAATGGAAGTTGAAAGCAGTAATCATATAAGGTCGCAGAGGGTGAGAGATAATAACGTGGATAATGGGCATGGATTCGGGTCGggtaagaaagagaaaaagaaaaagttatgGATCTCGTTGTCAAGGGAAGAGATAGAGGAAGATGTGTATTCTATGACTGGGTCAAGACCCGCTAGGAGGCCCAAGAAACGATCCAAGACAATTCAAAAACAACTCGAT AATGTTTTCCCTGGGATGTATTTAGTAGGTCTCACGGCTGATTCGTTCAGAGTTAATGATACTACG AAGTAG